In the Lepus europaeus isolate LE1 chromosome 18, mLepTim1.pri, whole genome shotgun sequence genome, one interval contains:
- the RAB34 gene encoding ras-related protein Rab-34 produces the protein MNILAPVRRDRVLAELPQCLKKEAALHVRKDFHPRVTCACQEHRTGTVGFKISKVIVVGDLSVGKTCLINRFCKDTFDKNYKATIGVDFEMERFEVLGVPFSLQLWDTAGQERFKCIASTYYRGAQAIIIVFNLNDVASLEHSKQWLADALKENDPASVLLFLVGSKKDLSTPAQYALMEKDALRVAQEMKAEYWAVSSLTGENVREFFFRVAALTFEANVLAELEKSGARRIGDVVRINSDDSNLYLTASKKKLACCS, from the exons ATGAACATTCTGGCGCCGGTGCGGAGGGACCGCGTCCTGGCGGAGCTGCCCCAG TGCCTGAAGAAGGAGGCCGCCTTGCACGTGCGCAAAGACTTCCACCCCCGCGTCACCTGCGCCTGCCAGGAGCACCGGACAGGCACCGTGGG ATTTAAGATCTCCAAGGTCATTGTGGTGGGAGACCTGTCGGTGGGGAAGACATGCCTCATTAATAG GTTCTGCAAAGACACCTTTGATAAGAATTACAAGGCCACCATCGGCGTGGACTTCGAGATGGAACGGTTCGAGGTCTTGGGCGTCCCCTTCAGTCTGCAGCT TTGGGACACCGCTGGACAGGAGAGGTTCAAGTGTATCGCGTCAACCTACTACCGCGGAGCTCAAG CCATCATTATTGTCTTCAACCTGAATGACGTGGCGTCCCTGGAACACAGCAA gcagtggctggcCGACGCGCTGAAGGAGAACGACCCTGCCAGTGTGCTTCTCTTCCTGGTGGGCTCCAAGAAGGACCTGAGT ACTCCTGCTCAGTACGCACTCATGGAGAAAGACGCACTCAGGGTGGCCCAAGAGATGAAGGCCGAGTACTGGGCGGTCTCCTCTCTCACTG GTGAGAACGTTCGAGAATTCTTCTTCCGTGTGGCGGCACTGACCTTTGAGGCCAACGTGCTGGCTGAGCTAGAGAAATCCGGGGCCCGGCGCATCGGGGATGTTGTCC GCATCAACAGTGACGACAGCAACCTCTACCTAACTGCCAGCAAGAAGAAGCTTGCGTGCTGCTCCTGA